The Muntiacus reevesi chromosome 5, mMunRee1.1, whole genome shotgun sequence genome segment TAGGGCATCTTGGAGACATTTCAGTTAGGTTATTAGGCTGTATtcttaattaaaactaaaatccCTGAAATCAAGAAAATGTAGTGCTGATAACAATCTCTAAGAGGAACAGAAAAGAGTTTTATTCCAGCCACACTGAGGACTATTGCCCAGGAGACACAAATTCAAGAAGCATCTGGATTGTGTTCCACTGCATTACAAAATAGGGGAGGCATCTATATATAGGCAAAAGATGCAAATCACATAAATTGTTTGTCAGGAATTAGGATTGAAGCTAGCAAGAAATAAGGGTGCTGCTTAAGCAAGGATTGGCTGGTATCTGAAATGGTTAAATAACTACAAGGGGAGACCTTGAGACCATAAGGTTGAAGCTGACAGATGGTATTTTGAAGAGGTCTGGTGATATACTTGAGTTTGATACAGTTCAGAAAATTCAGGTTCTCGGTGATACAGGAACACATCTGAAACCATATCCACAATGGCCACCCAACTCCATTCTGGATGCCTGAACCACAGTTTTTTatcttgtcagaacaaagaacatGAAATATCAAATATGACAGGGGTGCATTCCTTCAAGGTTTCAAAAGAGACAGATTAACATGTACACAGGAAGTCAGTATGGCCTTGGTGTCTGGAAAGCAAACCTCATCTTCAAAGAAGAACTAGCCTGAGTATCATGGGAAGGTGGGGAGCATTTATCCTATCTTCAAGGAGGCATTCTAAACAATCtggtaaatattctttatttcccAATGGTGAAAACAGAGCTACAAAGTATGTTTGACAGGCTGTTCAAATAGATAGGCTGCTCTAGTCAGcataagaggcttcccaggtggcacataaCATTCAAGACAAATCATGTATAAGCCGGAATTCCCTGTAcctcaatatgtgaaaatttcttccaTCCAGTAGTCCTGGAAGATATatgaaatatacacacatacatacacacacaccagagaATTCTAATTCTTCTGTTGCCTTCTAAACCCCAACAAATTTGtgccttcatttctttcatctgaCATCTGATTTTCACCTATTTCATAtcaagattgggcttccctggtagctcagctggtaaagaatccacctgcaatgcaggagaccctggtttgggggttgggaagatcccctggagaagggatagggtatgcactccagtgttcatgggctcccctggtggctcagatggtaaagaatccacctgcaatgtgggagacctgggttcaattcctgggttgggaagatgccctggaggagggcatggcaacccactccagtattcttgcctggagaatccccatggacagaggagcctggcgggctacagcccaaggggtcacaaagagtcagacacaactgagcaatgaagcacagcacagcatatcaAGATTATTTTCAggagtcacttaacttctctgagcctcaccttTAAAAGGAAAGGATCAGATGAAACCATCCCTGAGATCTCCTCTAGCTCCAACACAAGTCATTCATTACTATGCTTGTGTGATCTTCACAAGAAGGGACCAGGGTAATCAGGGTGCTTGTTCCATAAATACAGATTCTTAACACTTAACCACTTAATCCAGCAACAGGAAAAAACAAGTGCATATATCCAATCATTTGAAGAACGATGTCAATTCTTACTGCATTTATAAAACATAGAAACATATTCTACTTTCAATATAATGCCCACTTGTGCTCTCACCTCTCTCTTcagcttttctctcttttgttctagtcgttttttcagttctttctgtTGAGGAGAGAGACAAAATGTTGAGGTCGCTGGAGACACATCTGCAGACTGGGTCCTATGATTAGATTTTCTGTTCCCCTTACTTCTATCTGGGTTGGCAGCAGAGCTTGGATAAGTCTTGGGGTTGGATGGTGGCTGAGGGATGTAAGTCAGTGGCTCTTCTGTTGATGAGGGAGCAAGAGCATGAACTTTGGCTACTGGCTCTTCTTTCTTGactccactgacagatgaattgGGAGATCTGGATGACAACTGCTGAGGTTCACCTTCTGTACTATTAGCATTAATGGGGGGCAAAAACCCCTGACTCTTAATGTCCTGTAAATTCACAAGTTCAAACTTTCCATCTCTCTCCATTAGGATTTTCCTATCCTTGTTTTCTTCACAATTTCCATCAGTAAGTGACAGGATCACATTTTCTTGTCCAAATTCATTGGAAATACATAACTGTGACAGTTTTCCAGACAcattactttcattttcaaaataatttttgtaagtATCACTGTCTTCCAGAGGAGGAACTTCTAAATCAACTAATTTGTCCTTGAATTTAAGTTTGCGTTCCCTTTTATCATTCACTGGTTCTTGATTTTGTAGAAGTCTGTTGGCTTGTATAATTTTCTCCATAATATATCTCCTTACTTCctcatcctcttcctcctccaagtCTTGATGGCTTTCTAGTTTGGATTCTTGCAAAGAGTTTTCACTGTCTGAATCTGATATGGGGTCCAAAGGTTGAATACTTGGTACAGAAATAAAGTCATTTCTTCTTGGTGAAACCTCATCCTTCAAAGATTTATTAGGATCAGAAAGCTGCTTGGTgtgttctatttctgtttcattcccTTTTAAGTCTTGGTTAATATTCTCTTCATTCCCACAACCCATCTAGAAAAAGAGAGATGAGATTCACTTTCAGTAAAAATTGAGACTCTTTGTCCATTCATATGTAGACAATCCAAAATGGATGTTCATACtcgtaatttattttataaatgggaaaatCTACGTGCTTCCTGCTCATATTTCACTCACAGTTTtctaattcatattttatttccccaagggaaaaagcaaaataaattggggaaaaatttaaatctgaatttgatgTTGCTAAGTACTAGAATGattgctttttttaaagattccatgcCAATGTATAAAACTGTAACTACAAACAGTACAAGATTAACATCCCTCCCTCTATAAAATGTTCCTCCTTTTACATTTTCAGAAGAATacacttttaaatgttttctccttGTAATATTTGTACTTTTTCAAAAAGATATCTTTCTCCCCAGGACCATTACAAGGTCCCTGCCTTTGGTCAAGTCCTTATCATTCTGAGTTTCCtatgatcttttcaaattattactGCTGCTATTTTCTGCATGATCTACACCCAAATTCCAAGTCAACTTTTACCTCTGGATCAGATTTTCCTTCCTCAATTATCTTCAGAGGCTCCAGTAATCAATGTTAAACACCATTATATAACTTggtcatacttttaaaaaaaatttaattccacATGAACCATGAACCAGTATTTTCACAAAACCCTGCTCCACGTCTACTAAGTAATGGCTACTATGTCCTGCTGTCATCAACCCCTTAAAATTACCCTCCTCTTTTACTAGCTTAGTCACCAATTCTAACAGCCTCTTCTTCCTAACCTGAACAACATTGCTATATGTCCAATAAGCAAATCAACGCGGCCTCCTAAAATGACTACCAAGTAACTAAGATCTCTGCACCGTAATTGTTCTTTTTAGCCTTATTTGATTCTCTGGTTCATTTCCACAGTATCTGTTTCCAAATTCTCCTTtagcttttacttctttttaaaatccacTACAATAAAATCTTCCCCTAACACTCACCCCTGTTTCTCTGTCAATCGTTTTTTCCTACCAGCCTcaaaggaaaaagtgattttaataATCTACTGGAATTAAGAAGATTCATTAGagcactgtgtttttttttttttccatttatttttattagttggaggctaattactttacaatattgtagtgggttttgtcatacattgacatgaatcagccatggatttacatgtattccccatcccgatcccccctcccacctccctctctacccaatccctctgagtcttcccagtgcaccgggcccgagcacttgtctcatgcacccaacctgggctgatgatctgtttcactatagataatatacatgttttgatgctgtcctctcgaaacatcccaccctcgccttctcccacagagtctaaaagtctgttctgtacttctgtgtctctttttctgttttgcatatagggttatcattagcatctttctaaattccatatatatgtgttagtatgctgtaatgttctttatctttctggcttacttcactctgtataatgggctccagtttcatccatctcattagaactgattcaaatgaatttttttaatggctgaataatattccatggtgtatatgtaccacagcttccttatccattcgtctgcagatgggcatctaggttgcttccatgtcctggctattataaacagtgctgcgatgaacattggggtgcacgtgtctctttcagatctggtttcctcggtgtatatgcccagaagtgcgattgctgggtcatatggcagttctatttccagttttttaagaaatctccacactgttctccatagcggctgtactagtttgcattcccaccaacagtgtaataaatagggttcccttttctccacaccctctccagcatttattgcttgtagacttttggatagcagccatcctgactggcgtgtaatggtacctcattgtggttttgatttgcatttctctgactgatgaaagaaatcaaagaggacacaaacagatggagaaacataccgtgttcatggactggaagaatcaatattatcaaaatggctattctacccaaagcaatctatagattcaatgcaatccctattaagctaccaaccgtatttttcacagaactagaaaaaataatttctcaatttgtatggaaatacaaaacctcgaatagccaaagtaatcttgagaaagaagaatggaactggaggaatcaacctgcctgacttcaggctctactacaaagccacagtcatcaagacagtatggtactggcacaaagacagaaatatagatcaatggaacagaatagaaagtccagagataaatccacaaacctatggacaccttatcttcgacaaaggaggcaacaatatacaatggaaaaaaagataacctctttaacaagtggtgctgggaaaactggtcaaccacttgtaaaagaatgaaactagaacactttctaacaccatacacaaaaataaactcaaaatggattaaagatctaaatgtaagaccagaaactataaaactcctagaggagaacataggcaaaacactctcctacataaatcacagcaggatcctctatgacccacctcccaggatattggaaataaaagcaaaaataaacaaatgggacctaatgaaacttaaaagcttttgcacaacaaagggaactataagcaaggtgaaaagacagccctcagattgggagaaaataatagcaaacgaagcaacagacaaaggactaatctcaaaaatatacaagtaactcctacagctcaattccagaaaaataaatgacccaatcaaaaaatgggccaaagaactaaacagacatttctccaaagaagacatacagatggataacaaacacatgaaaagagcaCTGTGTTTTAACCACTGCTGTATCCACAGCACCTAGAACAGCCTCTGACACATGGCCAAGTGATCATTACttttcaatgaatgaataaagcaatAAAGCAATGAATTATCATTGAAACTTCTCTACTTCTTTAACTCTGTGCTGTGGATCCCATACCCTCCTAATCATGAGACCCTGGTTCAGCATTATTGCTTTGGTATGTcttcctctggggcttccctggtggctcagatggtaaagaatccgcttgcaatgcaacagacctgggtttgatcccaggttgggaagatcccttggagaagggaatggctacccactccagtattctggcccagagaattccatggtcagaggagcctggtgggctacagttcatggagtcgaaaagaataggatacaactgagcgactttcacttttctttcatctcttcCTCTACTCATCCTGATTATTTTTCTGTCAAAGATGCATAAAACCGCCATATAAAAGCCATCTTAGAAAAGTCTTCACTTCTGACTGTTGCCTTTTCGAAATGTTAGCTATCTCATCTGTCTTCTCCACTGCATAAAAAAGCAAGATAGAACCAAGAGAGAGTTGTGATAAAAAAACCTGCAGCCTTCATTTCCTTGTAGTCTTTTCCTTAACCCTCTTAAAACTGGCTCCTGCTGTAAATACTTTGATCAACATCCCTCTCAAGTCACCTATCTTATCCCAGTCTTGGTCCTTTTCTTCATTACTTCCCTATTTATTGACACTAATTACATTATGTACAACagttacatattttaataaaattatatataattagtgTCAataggagcttctctggtggctcagatggtaaagatgatcccctggagaaggaaatggctacccaccccagtatccttgcctggagaattccatgaacagaggagactggcgggctgcagacacaactgagtgaataacactttcactttctttcattttcagtgtcaatacatatgcatacatatacactcatagatatacatacacactgtATATAAGTAAAAAGAGACAGAACCTTCTATAATTCAGAAACTGGTTAATTTTCCTAGATATCCCTACTACATGTCTGATAAATAGTACAGAATCATGATTAACGGATCCACTGTTTTCTACATATATTCCTGTGTCTCAGTCTTTgaccttttacttttttctgtatattcattcccTTAAAATTCACTCTTAACATTTCAAATATTAGCTGAAAGACCATGTTTTTGaggatttgctttatttttcatgtaattgAAAGTAATCCCCCTTATTTTACCCAAGTTcacataaagtaaaaattagttgtatttgctttttgtttctgatGCAATAAATTGTATTActgaattatataaattataattttatttttaattataattttagctGTAAGTGCTAATGTAATCACTGCTCTCTCACTAATTAACCCTATGCTTTATGACACAACATTTAAACTCTAtatgcttccatttttttcttgtctaAAATAGGAATAATGCTACTCGTTCTATGTATATCAAAGGAATTTTGTGAGGTTTAGATGAGGTAATACATGTGAAAACTCCTcaagaactataaaacactttGTTAATATGATTACTATGAATGCTGCTGGCAATATATATATACCTCCATTATGCTGGCAccgcttttttctttttcattaatcaACCACTCCAGGTCCTTTTCAAAGTCATCTTCATATTCTCCACTGTCTTTTGAATCAgaatctttattttcattcattttctgtttgttaAAGAAtaatactgtaagattaaaagagTTAAGGTATTACGTCATGTCCAGTTTAGGGGTAGTATGGAGTATGAAGATTAATGCTAAAGGTAAGCTAATTAACACATAGAAACACACATTATGGAATGTTCAGAATAAACATATCAGTATATCCTAAAAGAGAGACTTAGAAAGGCCAGACATTTTCTAGGTATACCACTCCTAACAACCATTGCACCTCCCCCCAATTCCCATCAGCCTAATATACAAGGAGATTTAAAAAGGCAGATATAAGAAGACTATCTGAGTATCAGAGAAGGATTTTCCACATCCCCTGCCAATCATTAAAACTTGTCTAGGTCTGAGCTGATGAATCAGCTTTTAAGTCTCACTCACACACATTTTCCTATATTcaaattaaaatgattatattaatTGCTATCCTCAGTTTCTCAATCTTTCTGGTAATTTATTCAGTGTAATTATAATTTCTGATCTGAGAGGTTTTTTTAACTATGTAACAATTGACTCTTAGTTATGGTAAAAACTAATTTCCACAGAAGTCAAACTGCtgttaattcaaaataaaatatgcttttttatataaaaaacaaactgtgATGCCTACTACTATCTGGAAGGCAGTGATAATAAATAAGAATGCCAGGtgaaagttaataaatatttgtgaaaatggtGTATAAATTTagtcatttttaataaaacaaaccaTAAAGTTATCGGAAAATTGAGGTCAGTTTCAAGCCCTAATTTATTGGCCcataatttttcaaatgaaagatGAATTCCAATATTTACCTATAACATGTCTTTATGTGTGTGAGcatactatatatgtatgtgaatatACATTACAATGTTAGCAAACCTACTTGTTGAACACCTACAACATGTCtctaaaaattataaagtatgCTCTTGAGCCCTGATACAGAAGACAAATGTAAGTCAAATACATACATTCCAAATGTAGACAAAACATAAACTGAAAATGTAGGTAAGTGGAACAAAGATATAAAGGACTGtggaaggaagaataaaaaagCAACTAAgcttaaaattgaaaatatcaaGGAAAGTTGAGATGTGTTTTGAATACTGAGTATGAGAGTTCATCATCTACTCCAGACAAGAGAACGgtctgaaaaagaacaaacataaaagtgcatggaatttcccagtaTGACCTGAACATAAATGTGCCCCTGGAGAAAGTTCCAGAAGGAAACAGAAGGGGTCAGTTTGATgtcatattattttttcaaaaagaaaaagcttgagggaaaattatttatgtatatctAATTGTCATGAAATAGCCAGAGGTAGAAATATACAGCAATAATCTGCATACTTTCCACTACTACTGACTTAAACAAAAAGAACAATGCTCTGTAAATACACTTAGAATTTTAGGTCCTCAAAAGAACTGTAGAAATAAGATTTGCAGTGCCCCGAACACCTGGGACCCTGTTTCTATGCCTGCCTTTTCTTGCTCTAACACCAAGATGAAGTTACCTAAAAACTTCTCTGGAAGTAGAAAGTACAGGTATCAAGAACACATGAAATCTAGGCATATTTTCAAAGATATAAAATGAGAGGTATTATGTTTGATTTGGTAAACATCCACAAACTTTGTTGTGGCCATTAGCTTCACTTCTTCCAAAAAGTTTGACCAGACCACCTAACCAGGTACCAATTTTACTAAAGCAAGATTTCTGCTTTTTCCATCAAGTGATAATGAAAGCATGTGGGAGACCATCTTTCCACTAGCTGTTCCAGCACAAGCTAAAAGAAGAGATAAGGGGTTTCAGTACTATGTGCAATATAAGTTAAAAGAATGAggcaattcaaaaagacacaggcgccccaatgttcactgcagcactctttccaatagccaaaacatggaagcaacctaagtattcatcaagagatgaatggataaagaagatgtggtacatatatacagtggaatacttgaagaaggaaatggcaacccactccagtgttcttgcctggaaaatcccatggacagaagatcctgttaggctacagtccatggggttgcaaacccAGTcacaaaaaataagaatgaaataaagccatttgcagcaacatggatggatctaaagattatcttactaagtgaagtaagccagaaagataaagaaataccatatgatatcacttaacaTATACaatctaaagtatgacacaaatgaacttatttacaaaacagaaacatactcacagacatagaaaacaaacatatagtttctaaaggggaaagggggtggggagataattaagagtttgggattagcagatacatactactatatacaaaacagataaacaagaaggccctactgcatagcacaaggaagtatattcaatatcctgtgataaaccagaatgaaaaagaagacatATACGTGTGTTTGtacatatgtttgtgtatatatacgaGTGTATATCACCTCGCTGTactccagaaactaacacaacactgtaaatcaagaaCACTTCaattaaatatactttattttttttttttaatttttatttttcagtgggttttgtcatacattgatatgaatcagccatagagttacacgaattccccatcccttATGAGAACAAAAACATAAATGGGCTCCAAGACTGAGATTTGGCTAAAGAACAGGTAACATAAAGCTCTGTATCCAGTTTTCTACAGTTTAGAGAACAAAAGAAACTGTAACACATTCAAGGATGGTAACCAGGAGAAAAGGGGATAAAAGACAATGAGAAGGGATAAAGGCAGGTTATGAGAATAAAATGCCTTAAAGCCAGATTCTGAGGACTACTTGAAAACCCTAGGAATGTTAGCCTAAAGAAGAGAAATGCCCTAAAGAAGAGAAATGC includes the following:
- the CCDC181 gene encoding coiled-coil domain-containing protein 181, coding for MNENKDSDSKDSGEYEDDFEKDLEWLINEKEKSGASIMEMGCGNEENINQDLKGNETEIEHTKQLSDPNKSLKDEVSPRRNDFISVPSIQPLDPISDSDSENSLQESKLESHQDLEEEEDEEVRRYIMEKIIQANRLLQNQEPVNDKRERKLKFKDKLVDLEVPPLEDSDTYKNYFENESNVSGKLSQLCISNEFGQENVILSLTDGNCEENKDRKILMERDGKFELVNLQDIKSQGFLPPINANSTEGEPQQLSSRSPNSSVSGVKKEEPVAKVHALAPSSTEEPLTYIPQPPSNPKTYPSSAANPDRSKGNRKSNHRTQSADVSPATSTFCLSPQQKELKKRLEQKREKLKREEDQKKIEEEKEKKKENDMVFKAWLQKKREQVLEMRRIQRAKQIEDMNSRQEDRDPQQAFRLWLKKKHEEQLKERKTEELRKQEECLVFLKGTEGRDRAFKQWLRRKQIEKLAEQQAVKERTRQLRLEAKRSKQLQCHLYNMSEAKSFRFTDHYN